Below is a window of Vibrio sp. SS-MA-C1-2 DNA.
GTGGTAATGTACCAAACCACTTCGCAGCCATCTCATCTGGAATCGCATTTTCCATCAGATCACCAATTTTCGCATTTTGATCAAAAATTAGATTTTCTTTCATCAATTTAGGTGAAATATCTAAATCATCGGCAATACGTCCATAACGCTGATATTGCGTTGAGTGACAAGCAAAACAGTAGTTCATAAACAGTTTTGCACCACGTTGCAACGACGCTTTATCAGTTAAATCATTATTAGCTTGGTCAAGATGTACATGACTACCACCAGCAGCAAACACAAGTGTCGGCAGTAGAGCGAACAACATTACAATTATTTTTTTCATTTGAATGTAACCCTCTCTGGAAGTGGTTTTGTTGCTTCATTCTTACTGTACATAAACAGCAATACGAAGAACATAAAGTACGCAATACTAAAGATACGAGATAGTAAGGTGTACTCTGGTGTCGCAGGTAACGCACCTAAAATACCTAACGCGATAAATGCCACAACAAACTGAGCAATGTTTGCTAGATGGATTTTGCTACGGTAACGGAAAGAGCGCACTTTACAACGATCAAGCCAAGGAAGAAGGAACAGAACGACAATCGCAGCCCCCATCGCAGCAACACCTAATAACTTATCAGGTACCGCACGTAAGATGGCGTAGAATGGCGTAAAGTACCAAACTGGCGCGATATGGTCAGGCGTCTTCAGTGGGTTAGCGGCTTCAAAGTTCGGTCCTTCTAGGAAGTATCCCCCCATTTCTGGGTTAAAGAACAGAACATAACTAAATAGAATTAAGAAGCCTGCAACACCGATCATATCCTTCACAGTAAAGTAAGGATGGAATGCAATGGCATCTTTCGGCCAACCGTTCTCATCTTTAACTTTCTTAATATCAATACCATCAGGGTTATTTGAGCCAACTTCATGTAACGCTAAAATATGAAGGGCAACAAGCATAACAAGAACAAGAGGTAGTGCGATAACATGAAGTGCAAAGAATCGGTTTAATGTCGCACCAGAGACAACATAGTCGCCGCGGATCCAAAGGGTTAAATCATCACCAATAACGGGAATAGCACCAAAGAGTGAAATGATAACCTGAGCACCCCAATAAGACATCTGTCCCCAAGGAAGTAGGTAACCCATAAAGGCTTCTGCCATCAGAATCACGAAGATCAACATACCAAATAACCAAAGTAGCTCACGAGGTTTCTGGTATGAGCCGTAGATCAAACCACGGAACATGTGTAAATAGACAACAAAAAAGAATGCAGATGCGCCAGTGGAGTGCATATAACGCAACAGCCAGCCATACTCAACATCTCGCATGATATATTCTATAGAGGCAAATGCACCTTCCGCAGAAGGGTTATAGTTCATCGTTAGCCAGATACCCGTAATGATCTGATTAACTAATACCAACATCGCTAATGAACCAAAGAAGTACCAGAAGTTTAGGTTCTTTGGTGCTGGGTATTTCGCCATGTGGTCATTGTACATTGCGGTTAACGGAAACCTGTCGTTAACCCATCCTAGTAACTTGCTCATTATGCCGCTCCCTCGTCAACACCAATAATTACATTACTCTCATCAAGGTAACTATGTGGTGGCACAACTAAGTTCAGTGGTGCTGGTACTCCTTGGAATACTCGACCTGCCATATCAAATTTAGAACCATGACACGGACAGAAAAACCCTGAGTTAACACCGGTTACTTGTTGGCTAAACGTATCTGGCAAATAAGTTGGAGAACAACCTAGGTGGGTACAAATACCAACAGCAATAAATGTTTCAGGCTTTATCGAACGATAGATATTTTGTGCATAATCAGGTTGTTGAGGTTCTTGTGATTCAGGATCTCGCAACTGATTTTCTAGTTCTTTTAATTGATCAAGGACAACTTGAGTACGACGAACGACCCAAACAGGTTTGCCACGCCATTCAACGCGAATCAACTGCCCTTCTTCTAATTTACTAATATTAACTTCAACGGGTGCCCCTGCGGCTTTTGCCTTGGCACTTGGATTCCAAGATTTTACAAAAGGAACCGCAACCGCCACTGCCCCTATACCACCAACAACCGAAGTTGTTGCGGTTAGAAAACGACGACGACCGTTATTTACTGGCGTACTGCTCATCCAACTCTCTCCCATGTGCTCCTGCGTGGATAAATATCATTCCTTTGCATTTAACGAGCTTACGGCTAACTTATGATAATGAAAACAACACTAAATCCAGTTACGTAAGTGTTGTTTTTCTGAATGAATGATAAATAAAATGCTACTTTTTGACAAGGTAAAGCTACCTTTTTGCAACAAATCCGTGCTATTAATCATTCATTTACAGAATCTAATCGTCAATATCGTAATATTCCGCAGAGTTTGAAGGGATAACTCACAAATCAAGAAAGGAAAAATAGAAATAGGTAGGGAGAGAATAGTGAAAAACCACCCCACTCCTAGTCAATAATCATTGAACTAAGAGGAGGTGATTTTGTACAAGCAAAACACTAATTGGTTTGGATTGTATACTCTTTCTGAAATAAAAGTCGCTTATTTGGACGATCACTTGAACCTCTGCTCACCACTTCATAAACAGAAATAGTACGCGTTAATGGTTGAGTATACTGTTGTTGACCAATCAACCGTGTTTTTTCATCAGAGCCTCTATGGATAGTTTCATAAAGAGATACCGTCTGCTCTATTGAGCCCTCTTTAACAGAAAAACCTGTAGAAACAAATTGCTGCGGTCGATCATTACTCATACCGACTGAACGAGTATAATACCCATCTTCAGTGGCTGTCTTAGTCACTAATTTGCCATTGCTAGCCGTTACAGAGAACACATCCGTTGAACTGCTATCAAGTTTCACCCATTGGTTTCCAAGTTCAATATTCTTTGCACTTAAAATTTCATCCCATGAGGAATCACTTGTTAGACGATCTGAAGCATTAACAGATAACGAAGCAACAGTAATCAATAAACCAGTAATAATTTTCTTTAACATCATCAGAGCCTTAAAATATAAATAGTCAGTTTTCTATATCACCACTTTAATAAATCCTCATTAAAGTCATCATACAACCCACTATGTGATTTCGGTTGGCATCTATTCCTTGGATAGCCTGATGACTTGAGTATAAGTCAATAATTAACAATTATCACAATTTTAATTCACCTTTATCACAAAAATAAAACAAAACTTCTTTGGTAAATCAATTAGATATAAAATAAATGAATATGAGAGAGGCGGTATAAACAAAGCTAATGGTATGAAGATCTATATTTAAAATTAAGACAAGAATGAAGATTCTGAACAAAAAGAAGGTATATCGCAGATATAAAAAAAGTCTGACATAAATGCCAGACTTTTTTGATGCCACAGAACCAGTAAAAAATACTGGTGCGTAATATTAACGCTTAGAGAACTGTGGACGACGACGTGCTTTACGTAGACCAACTTTCTTACGTTCAACGCGACGTGCGTCACGTGTAACGTAGCCAGCTGCGCGTAGAGCAGGACGTAGAGTTTCATCATATTCCATCAATGCACGAGTGATGCCGTGACGGATAGCGCCAGCTTGACCAGAGATACCACCACCAGAAACAGTGATGTATAGGTCTAGCTTTTCAGTCATTTCTACTAACTCAAGTGGTTGACGAACAACCATACGAGCAGTTTCACGACCAAAATACTCTTCTAGAGTACGCTTGTTGATAACGATGTTGCCGCTTCCCGGTTTGATAAACACACGAGCAGCAGAGCTTTTGCGACGACCAGTGCCGTAGTATTGATTTTCAGCCATTGCCATGATTCCCCGATTAGATGTCTAGTACTTGCGGTTGTTGAGCGGTATGCTTGTGCTCAGTGCCAGCATATACTTTCAGCTTACGGTACATAGCACGACCTAGAGGGCCTTTTGGTAGCATGCCTTTAACAGCTAGCTCAATAACCATCTCTGGCTTACGATCAATCAGCTTTTCAAAAGAGATTGATTTTAGACCACCAGGAAATTCCGAGTGACGGTAGTACATTTTGTTCGCCGCTTTGTTACCTGTTACAGTAACTTTTTCAGCGTTGATAACAACAATGTAATCACCTGTGTCAACGTGCGGAGTGTATTCTGGCTTGTGCTTACCACGTAGGC
It encodes the following:
- a CDS encoding cytochrome bc complex cytochrome b subunit, whose protein sequence is MSKLLGWVNDRFPLTAMYNDHMAKYPAPKNLNFWYFFGSLAMLVLVNQIITGIWLTMNYNPSAEGAFASIEYIMRDVEYGWLLRYMHSTGASAFFFVVYLHMFRGLIYGSYQKPRELLWLFGMLIFVILMAEAFMGYLLPWGQMSYWGAQVIISLFGAIPVIGDDLTLWIRGDYVVSGATLNRFFALHVIALPLVLVMLVALHILALHEVGSNNPDGIDIKKVKDENGWPKDAIAFHPYFTVKDMIGVAGFLILFSYVLFFNPEMGGYFLEGPNFEAANPLKTPDHIAPVWYFTPFYAILRAVPDKLLGVAAMGAAIVVLFLLPWLDRCKVRSFRYRSKIHLANIAQFVVAFIALGILGALPATPEYTLLSRIFSIAYFMFFVLLFMYSKNEATKPLPERVTFK
- the petA gene encoding ubiquinol-cytochrome c reductase iron-sulfur subunit, producing the protein MSSTPVNNGRRRFLTATTSVVGGIGAVAVAVPFVKSWNPSAKAKAAGAPVEVNISKLEEGQLIRVEWRGKPVWVVRRTQVVLDQLKELENQLRDPESQEPQQPDYAQNIYRSIKPETFIAVGICTHLGCSPTYLPDTFSQQVTGVNSGFFCPCHGSKFDMAGRVFQGVPAPLNLVVPPHSYLDESNVIIGVDEGAA
- the rpsI gene encoding 30S ribosomal protein S9: MAENQYYGTGRRKSSAARVFIKPGSGNIVINKRTLEEYFGRETARMVVRQPLELVEMTEKLDLYITVSGGGISGQAGAIRHGITRALMEYDETLRPALRAAGYVTRDARRVERKKVGLRKARRRPQFSKR
- the rplM gene encoding 50S ribosomal protein L13, with translation MKTFVAKPASVKRDWYIVDAEGKTLGRIATEIASRLRGKHKPEYTPHVDTGDYIVVINAEKVTVTGNKAANKMYYRHSEFPGGLKSISFEKLIDRKPEMVIELAVKGMLPKGPLGRAMYRKLKVYAGTEHKHTAQQPQVLDI